The DNA window CGGGCCCACCCAGCGCACGAAGGGCAGCTCCGCGACGCGCTTCTTCGTGTCCGCGTTCATCTCCACCAGGAACGTGTGGTCCGTGAGGAAGCGCAGCACCTTGCCTCCCTCGCGCTCCAGGGACTCCCGCAGCTCCGGCAGCGGCGTCGCCTGGAGCTGCACGAGCGACAGCGTGTTGCCCGGGTCCGCCGTCAACAGGCCCGCGACGAGCGGCGCCGTGTCACGCAGCGGGTCGAACTGAACGTGTCCCAGGCGCACCTGATACGTCGTGGCCTGGGCCCGGCCGACGAGCTCCGTGCCACCGCGGCTGTACGCGAAGAAGTCCTGACGCTGTCCGGCCGCGTCCTCCTCTTCCCAGACATGCAACTGGAGCGAGGTGCTGGGGACCGACAGGGTCTTCAGCGAATGCACCAGGTTGTCCGTCCGGTGGAACACCCGGCCGGCACCCGTGACGAGCGAACTGCGCCCCTTCACCGAGTCCGCCAGCCCCGTGACAGGACGCGCCGTGGTGGCCTTGTCGCTGTCGATGACACGCGCCGCGGGGGTCGCGGCGCGCTCGACTCCTGACGGCGCCTTGGTCGCCGCGAACGCCGGAATCGGCGCGAGAAGGCCACAGCCCAGGGTCATGACAGTGAGGCGACGCCAGCTTCCCGCATACGACGAGAATGCAGTCTTCATGAGGTGTCTCTCCTGCTGCTCGGGTTGCGCTTCGTGCTGCGTCCGCCGCGCCAGGCTTCAGTGTGGGCGGTGGATTACGACAGTCGTTGAATTGCAGGAAATCGAGAATTAATTGTTAATCGAGATAGTCTTGTCGAATCAACACATTCGCCATTCCTGCCCTGCGCGGTGTGCAATGCCTTACAGCCGGCGGTGATGGAGGTAGACGCGGCGCGCGAGCCGGCACGCCGTGCGAGGTCCTCCGTGCGTGGTCAGCCGTGTCCTGGACGCCCCGTCCAGAGGGGCCTCGTCATGGAACTCATCCTCTTCATCGGGTTGCAGGCCTCGGGCAAGAGCCGCTTCTTCCAGCGTCGCTTCGCCTCGACGCACGTCCTGGTGAGCAAGGACCTGTGGCCCAACGCGCGGCGCAAGGAGGCACGCCAGCAGCGGTGGGTGGCCGAGGCGCTGGGCGAAGGGAAGTCGGTGGTGGTGGACAACACCCACCCGACGCTGGAGCAGCGCGCGCCGCTCATCGCGCTGGGCCATGCGCAGGGCGCGTCTGTCATTGGCTATTACTTCTCCTCGAAGCTGGCGGACTGCCTGGCGCGGAACGCGGAGCGGCAGGGTCGCGCGCGAGTGCCGGAGGTGGCGCTGTTCGCGACGGCGAAGCTGTTGCGGCGGCCGAGCCGTGAGGAGGGATTTGATTCGTTGTACCGCGTCACCCTGGACGGCGACGGGGACTTCGTCGTCGAGGACTGGAAGGAGCCGCGAGATGATTGACGCCGATGAGATGGCCCGGAGGATGCGGCAGGGGGAGCTGTTCCACGGCCTGCGCCTGTTGCCGGGGGCGTGGGCGGTGTTGCGCGTGGATGGACGCGGCTTCTCCCGCTTCACCCAGGAGCGCTTCGAGAAGCCGTTCGACCCGCTCTTCCACAGGTTGATGGTCCGCACCGCGAGCACGCTGCTGGAGGAGTTCCAGGGCATCTACGCGTATACGCAGAGCGACGAAATCTCCGTGCTCTTCCGTCCCGACTGGTCGCTGTTCGACCGCGAGGTGGAGAAGCTGGTGTCGCTGTCCGCCAGCGTGGCGACCGCGACCTTCACGCATGCGTTGGGCGTGCCCGCGGTGTTCGACGGGCGCGTGTGGATGGGCGTGGATGAGCGCTCGGTGCTCGACTACTTCGCGTGGCGTCAGGCGGACGGCACCCGGTGTTCGCTTCAGGGGTGGTGCTACTGGACGCTGCGCAAGGAGGGGCTGAGCGCGGCGCAGGCCACGCGCGAGCTGGATGGGCGGTCCGCGTCCTTCAAGAACGAGCTGCTCTTCCAGCGAGGCATCAACTTCAACGAGGTGCCGCTCTGGCAGCGCCGGGGCTCCGCCATCCGTTGGGAGCGCTACGTGAAGGAGGGCGTGGACCCTCGCGACGGCTCCCGTCATCAGACGACGCGGCGCCGGCTCGGGGTGGACTCGGAGCTGCCCATGAAGGAGGCCTACGAGCGCTATCTGCGCGACGTGCTCGCCGCTTCCCCGCCGGAGCCTCGCTAGCCGGTGGGGGCGTCCAGCAACATCACCCGCCACAGCCGGGGCTTGTCGTACTTGGGAGGAATCATTCCCATCGGCCAGCCCTCGGCGGTGACTTCCGCGTACTGATAGCTGCGCCCGCCGTGGCGCAGCCGGGTGCCCGTGCCCGGAAGGCCCACGCCCACCGCCGCGTGGGCCAGCGGGTCCGAATAGAGCATCACCGCGTCGATGCCCACCTGACGCAGCAACATCACCGCGAGCAGCGCCTTGGAGTCGCAGTCGCCTCGATTGCGTGCGGGCACCAGCGCGGGAGGGACGATGCCGAAGGGCTCGTCATGCGGCAGCTCGTACTGGATGCGCTGCACGAAGCCGAGGATGAGCTGCGCGGCCTGCGCGGAGTCCAGGTTGCGCTCGCGGACGGACGTGACGAAGCGCTCGCCCAGCGCCTTCACGGGCCCCTCGTTGCTGCGCATCAGCTCCTCGTAGATGCAGCGCATGTCCGCGGAGCAGCCGCGAGGTGGCTGATAGGTGAAGCGCTCGCCGCCCAGGGAGCGGTAGCGCAACCTCCGCCCGAGCGCCTTGAGCTGGTCCTCCATCCAGGCATCCAACGTGTCGCCCAGCCCGTACGTCAGCCGATGGTCGGGCGGCGTGAGGCCCGCCGTGCTCCAGGCATACGTCCGTGCACGGGAGCGCGGCGTGTCCGACGGAATGAGCACCGTGCCCAGCTCCATCGCATCCGAGCCCCCGGGGACCTCATGGGCCGCGGCGCCCGCGTCCGTGTCCGCGAGCCGGCCCACCATCCCCAGACGCACGGCCCCCCCGAGCGCGCCCGCCATCACCAGCAGCGCGACGAGGAGCTTGAGGGCCGTCTTCATGCGCGAATCAGAGGACATGTCCGTGGCGGCGCGCCTCCATCACCCGGGCGCGACAACAGTTCCCTCCGGAAGCTGCGGGAAGGGGATGAGTCCGTTGAGCGCGGCCTGGAGTCCGGGCGCGGTGAGCAGCGCGAGCACCAGCAGGATGGCGGCGAGGATGAGCGCGGCGGCGACGTTGCCCTTGCGCACCTCCTCCAGCTCATCGATGCCCGGCGTCATCCGGTCGAACAGGAGGATGCCCAGCGCGAGCACCGCGACGCCCACGCCCAGCGACAGGCCCAGGTGCAGCGCGGCCACGGCGATGAGCTTTCCCAGCATCAGGGGCTGGAAGGGCGCGGTGCGCACCGTGAGGTCCACCGCGTCCGACGTGGCCAGCACCGAGTGCTGCACGAGCAGCCCCAGCGACACGAGGCTCGACGCATGGACGAGGCCCGCCGCGGTGTTGCCCTGGCGCAGCTCCTCCACGGGGTGCGTGCCCAGGATGCGGCTCAGCCCGCGCAGCGCCATCCAGATGCCGAGGGCGGCGACCAGGCCCCCCAGAACCACTTTGACGAGACCGACGAGAAAAAGGGTGAGGTCCATGCGGAGCGGCCGGAGTGTACACCCACGAGCCTCTTCCAGAGGGCACTCGAGCAGGTCGCTGTTGCCCGGCGACCGGGGAGGCTCGGCTTGTCGGGGCTTGCCCGCCTGCCGGGCACACGCCGCGGGGGCTCAGCGCTGGGACTGGTTCATCCCCTCAGGTGCTTCCGGAGGTGTCGGAGGGGGCCTCGCGTTTCGCACCCACCACACGCGGAACGGATGCAGGCGGCGGCCCTTGTACATGCCCACCAGCTCGACGGGGTCCTCCATGGTCTCGAAGCGGTCCGTCAACGCCGAGGGCGCGAACGGGCCATCCTCCTCCACCCAGAGCACGTCCTTGCCTGGGGGGATGGGAGGCTCGGGCCACACGTCGTACTGGCTGAAGCGCACCGGGCCCGCCGTGCCCACGGGGACACCCGCGTGGAGCGCCACCAGCGAGGCGAGCTGGTAGTTGCCGGAGAAGACGGCGACGACGCTGCCCGGCTTCATCTCGGGGAAGAGCTTCTCGGGCGTGGCCAGGACGCTCAGCACGTCCCAGCCATGGGTGCGCCACAGCGTCGTGTCGCGCTTGACGGACATCAGCGGGAAGAAGAGGTGGAGGGAGACCCCCAGCACCACCGCGAGCCCGGAGAACGCGGCCGCGCGCTGCCACAGCCGGCTCATGCCCGCGACGCCCACGCACACCGAGAGGTACGCCATGGTCGTCCAGTTGACCTCGCTCCGCGCGCGCGAGGCCGCGTAGCCGAAGAACAACAACGGCACCAGCGCCGCCATGCGCAGGAAGAAGTGCTCGCGGGGACCTCGCACCGCGTACACGAGCGCGAGAATCGCCAGCACGGGCCCACCGAAGGCGAACTGCCCCGCGATGAAGTCGCCCAGCGTGCGCCACCCGCCCTGTCCATCCAGTCCATGCTTGAGCTGGAAGAGGATGCCCACCCAGTCGTGACGCGCGTTCCAGAGGAGCACGGGCACCAGGAACAGCGCGGCGATGGCGCCCGTGCCCCATGCGCCCCACGGCAACCGCCGAGCCCTCAGCGCGGTGATGAGGAAGGCGATGCCCAGCAACACCGCTGGGAATTTGGCGAGCACCGCGAGCCCCGAGGCAAGGCCCGCCCACAGCCACCGCTCGCGCCACAGCGCCCAGAGCGCCAGCGTCCAGAACAGGAGCAGCGGTGAGTCCGGTGTGGCCCAGATGCCCGCGACCATGCCTCCGGGCACCACGCTCCACAGGGCCGACGCGCGCCAGGCCGCTTCACGGCTCTGGTACACGTCCCGGGCCAGGCCCCACACCGCGGCGATGGTGCCCGCGCCACACAGGAGCGCCGTGGCGTGGATGCCCAGGAGGGCGAGGAGCCACGCGATGAGCGGGGGATGGTCGTAGTAGCCCCAGTCGAGCCGCTGCGCCCATTGCCAGTAGTAGGCCGTGTCGAAGTAGACGTCGGTCCCGAGCGCCACCACGGTCCGCACCACGAGGGCCACGCCGAGCAGGGCTAGACAGGTCTTGAGGCCAAGGCCAGCGGGGCCCGGAGCGACGGGGGCGGTGGAAGCCATGCGTGAGTCTGGACGCCAGGGTACCCCACTCGCGTTCTCCAGTGGAGGGTTGCCCCCAAGGGGCTTGCCGAGTTTTCCCCCGCTTCGTATGGCGTCTCGACGCAATCCCTTGCTTGGAGTCCGCATGGCCACCCACCCACCGTCCGCAGGGCCGTCCAACCGGCTCGCTCAAGAGCCCTCGCCGTACCTGCGCCAGCACGCCAGCAATCCGGTGGACTGGTTCGCGTGGGGAGATGAAGCGCTCGCGCGAGCGCGTGCCGAGGACAAGCCCATCCTGCTCTCGGTGGGCTACTCCGCGTGCCATTGGTGTCACGTGATGGCGCACGAGTCCTTCGAGTCGCCCGACACGGCGCGCCTGATGAACGAGGGGTTCATCAACATCAAGGTGGACCGCGAGGAGCGCCCGGACCTGGACCAGATTTATCAAGGCGTGGTCCAGCTCATGGGGCAGGGCGGCGGCTGGCCGCTGACGGTGTTCCTCACGCCGGACCTGAAGCCCTTCTACGGCGGCACCTACTTCCCACCGGAGGACCGCTATGGCCGCCCGGGTTTCCCCCGCCTGCTGATGGCGCTGCGGGACGCGTGGGCGAACAAGCGCGAGGACATCCATCGCCAGGCCGCGCAGTTCGAGGAGGGCCTGGGGGAGCTGGCCGCGTACGGCCTGGACGCCGCGCCCGGGGTGTTGTCCTCGGAGGATGTGGTGTCGATGGGCCAGCGCATGGCCCTGCAGGTGGACTCCGTGCACGGGGGCT is part of the Myxococcus landrumus genome and encodes:
- a CDS encoding ATP-binding protein, with amino-acid sequence MELILFIGLQASGKSRFFQRRFASTHVLVSKDLWPNARRKEARQQRWVAEALGEGKSVVVDNTHPTLEQRAPLIALGHAQGASVIGYYFSSKLADCLARNAERQGRARVPEVALFATAKLLRRPSREEGFDSLYRVTLDGDGDFVVEDWKEPRDD
- a CDS encoding tRNA(His) guanylyltransferase Thg1 family protein; the protein is MIDADEMARRMRQGELFHGLRLLPGAWAVLRVDGRGFSRFTQERFEKPFDPLFHRLMVRTASTLLEEFQGIYAYTQSDEISVLFRPDWSLFDREVEKLVSLSASVATATFTHALGVPAVFDGRVWMGVDERSVLDYFAWRQADGTRCSLQGWCYWTLRKEGLSAAQATRELDGRSASFKNELLFQRGINFNEVPLWQRRGSAIRWERYVKEGVDPRDGSRHQTTRRRLGVDSELPMKEAYERYLRDVLAASPPEPR
- a CDS encoding DUF350 domain-containing protein, translating into MDLTLFLVGLVKVVLGGLVAALGIWMALRGLSRILGTHPVEELRQGNTAAGLVHASSLVSLGLLVQHSVLATSDAVDLTVRTAPFQPLMLGKLIAVAALHLGLSLGVGVAVLALGILLFDRMTPGIDELEEVRKGNVAAALILAAILLVLALLTAPGLQAALNGLIPFPQLPEGTVVAPG
- a CDS encoding ArnT family glycosyltransferase, whose translation is MASTAPVAPGPAGLGLKTCLALLGVALVVRTVVALGTDVYFDTAYYWQWAQRLDWGYYDHPPLIAWLLALLGIHATALLCGAGTIAAVWGLARDVYQSREAAWRASALWSVVPGGMVAGIWATPDSPLLLFWTLALWALWRERWLWAGLASGLAVLAKFPAVLLGIAFLITALRARRLPWGAWGTGAIAALFLVPVLLWNARHDWVGILFQLKHGLDGQGGWRTLGDFIAGQFAFGGPVLAILALVYAVRGPREHFFLRMAALVPLLFFGYAASRARSEVNWTTMAYLSVCVGVAGMSRLWQRAAAFSGLAVVLGVSLHLFFPLMSVKRDTTLWRTHGWDVLSVLATPEKLFPEMKPGSVVAVFSGNYQLASLVALHAGVPVGTAGPVRFSQYDVWPEPPIPPGKDVLWVEEDGPFAPSALTDRFETMEDPVELVGMYKGRRLHPFRVWWVRNARPPPTPPEAPEGMNQSQR